The DNA segment CGCCATAGGAGATCAGCGGCAGGGTCATGCCCTTGGCGGGCAGCAATTGCAGGTTCACGCCGACATTGATGATAGACTGGATACCGATCTGCAGCACCAGGCCTGCAACGGCAAAGCGGTTGAAATCATTCTTTTCCTTATAAGCATGCGACAGGCCGCGCAGCACCAGAAAGGCGAAGATGCAGACGAGCACCATGCAGAAGACGACACCGAATTCCTCGGCAGCCACCGAGAAGATGAAGTCGGTATGGGCGTCCGGAATGATGCGCTTGACGATGCCTTCACCCGGCCCGACGCCGAACCAATTGCCGTGAATGATTGCTTCCTTGGCGGTATCGACCTGGAACGTATCGCCCTCGCCGGTCATGAACTTGTCGACGCGGAGCGCCACGTGGGGAAAGACATAATAGGCCGCCACGAAGCCACCGACGCCGAGGCCGCCGAGCACTCCGATCCACAGCCAGGGCATGCCGGCCATGAAAAACATGCCGCCCCAGACGGCGGTAGTGAGAATCGTCTGCCCAAGGTCGGGCTGGGCAACTAGGAGTGCAGCAACGATGCCGAAGAGGATGATGGCGAAGAGATTGCCCGGAATTTCCGGCTGGCGCGCATGCTCCGCAAACAGCCAGGCACAGACGACGACGAAGGCCGGCTTCATGAATTCTG comes from the Rhizobium sp. NXC24 genome and includes:
- the ftsW gene encoding putative lipid II flippase FtsW; this encodes MVSRVERGALAEWFWTIDRIFLALFILLIGIGFMLSFAASPAVAERIGLEPFHFVKRHALFLVPAIATMIGISFMTPRQVRRTAVILLIVSLAMMLFALFFGIEVKGSRRWVNIAALSIQPSEFMKPAFVVVCAWLFAEHARQPEIPGNLFAIILFGIVAALLVAQPDLGQTILTTAVWGGMFFMAGMPWLWIGVLGGLGVGGFVAAYYVFPHVALRVDKFMTGEGDTFQVDTAKEAIIHGNWFGVGPGEGIVKRIIPDAHTDFIFSVAAEEFGVVFCMVLVCIFAFLVLRGLSHAYKEKNDFNRFAVAGLVLQIGIQSIINVGVNLQLLPAKGMTLPLISYGGSSMTAICVTAGFILALTRHRPEKRAQDRSLFRVTHGLPAE